A single genomic interval of Deltaproteobacteria bacterium harbors:
- the nuoK gene encoding NADH-quinone oxidoreductase subunit NuoK — protein MNLQTFSLLALALFCIGLYGVLSRRNLIGILIGVELMLNAASLSFLGYSRFAVKNPATGQIAVLFIIGLAAAEAAVALSIVLTVYRSRKSINVDDLADLKG, from the coding sequence GTGAACCTTCAGACCTTCTCCCTGCTCGCTCTCGCGCTCTTCTGCATCGGGCTCTACGGCGTCCTCTCGCGGCGCAACCTGATCGGCATCCTGATCGGCGTCGAGCTCATGCTCAACGCGGCCAGCCTGAGCTTCCTCGGCTACAGCCGCTTCGCCGTGAAGAACCCCGCCACGGGGCAAATCGCCGTGCTCTTCATCATCGGGCTCGCCGCCGCCGAGGCGGCCGTGGCGCTCTCCATCGTCCTCACCGTCTACCGCAGCCGGAAGTCCATCAACGTGGATGATCTGGCCGACCTCAAGGGCTGA
- a CDS encoding NADH-quinone oxidoreductase subunit C produces the protein MTAPLAQALTESGLLLEQGAPAYAKHGLHATYTVSAEALPRVARLFADHGYFLEMLTCLDERAQTGKLRLIYTFNVFGPADRHRVAANVDPGEEAPSITSIYSAADWNEREVFDMFGVRFAGHPNLKRLLLPEDATFHALLKDFGRMDEGSEAPAKEKAHGHS, from the coding sequence ATGACGGCGCCGCTCGCCCAGGCCTTGACGGAAAGCGGCCTGCTCCTCGAGCAAGGGGCCCCCGCCTACGCCAAGCACGGCCTCCACGCCACGTACACCGTGAGCGCCGAGGCCCTCCCGCGCGTGGCGCGGCTCTTCGCGGACCACGGCTACTTCCTCGAGATGCTGACCTGCCTCGACGAGCGCGCGCAGACCGGCAAGCTGCGCCTCATCTATACCTTCAACGTCTTCGGACCGGCCGACCGACACCGCGTGGCGGCAAACGTGGACCCCGGAGAGGAGGCGCCCAGCATCACGTCGATCTACTCCGCGGCGGACTGGAACGAGCGCGAGGTCTTCGACATGTTCGGCGTGCGCTTCGCGGGTCACCCGAATCTGAAACGGCTGCTCCTGCCCGAGGACGCGACCTTCCACGCGCTCCTCAAGGACTTCGGCCGCATGGACGAGGGGAGCGAGGCGCCGGCCAAGGAAAAGGCCCATGGACATTCCTAG
- a CDS encoding NADH-quinone oxidoreductase subunit A, translated as MQALGDFRLLGGLLVLGAAIGMLPLLLPRLISPRYHGKQTDETYECGVETIGTAWVRFSMAFYLFALIFVAFEVDILYLFPIALVYDRPEFGLRDLAEVAIFLGILSLAIVYAWRKGVFKWD; from the coding sequence ATGCAAGCCTTAGGTGACTTCCGGCTCTTGGGTGGGCTCCTCGTCCTCGGAGCCGCCATCGGCATGCTCCCGCTCCTCCTGCCGCGGCTCATCAGCCCGCGCTATCACGGGAAGCAGACCGACGAGACCTACGAGTGCGGCGTAGAGACCATCGGCACCGCCTGGGTGCGGTTCAGCATGGCTTTCTACCTCTTTGCGCTCATCTTCGTGGCCTTCGAGGTGGACATCCTCTATCTCTTTCCCATCGCGCTCGTGTACGACCGGCCCGAGTTCGGGTTGCGCGACCTCGCCGAGGTGGCCATCTTCTTGGGGATTCTTTCGCTCGCCATCGTCTACGCCTGGCGGAAGGGAGTCTTCAAGTGGGACTGA
- a CDS encoding NADH-quinone oxidoreductase subunit I: MKYLRRLVGGFISLLVGLGVTIRHLFRRPVTLQYPREKPELSAAYRSAIALVRFPETKTHDCVACMQCVEICPSFCIHIEGEKPEGLKRKRATTFTVDYSLCSTCGLCIDVCPTTTLTWSKRYDEAGYRRDAFIYDLLTEYRDQEAAYLEQARREAEKAAAEKAAKAKPAVEPKAAVEAAPASLDGKA; encoded by the coding sequence GTGAAGTACCTGCGACGCCTCGTTGGCGGCTTCATCTCGCTCCTCGTGGGCCTCGGGGTGACCATCCGGCACCTCTTCCGGCGCCCCGTCACGCTGCAGTACCCGCGCGAGAAGCCCGAGCTCTCCGCGGCCTACCGGAGCGCGATCGCGCTGGTCCGCTTCCCCGAGACAAAGACGCACGACTGCGTGGCCTGCATGCAGTGCGTGGAGATCTGCCCCTCGTTCTGCATCCACATCGAAGGGGAGAAGCCCGAGGGGCTCAAGCGCAAGCGCGCCACCACGTTCACCGTGGACTACTCGCTCTGCAGCACCTGTGGCCTCTGCATCGACGTCTGTCCGACGACGACGCTCACCTGGTCCAAGCGCTACGACGAGGCGGGCTACCGTCGCGACGCCTTCATCTACGATCTGCTCACGGAGTATCGCGACCAGGAAGCGGCCTACCTCGAGCAGGCCCGCCGGGAGGCGGAGAAGGCGGCGGCGGAGAAGGCGGCCAAGGCCAAGCCCGCCGTCGAGCCCAAGGCGGCCGTGGAGGCTGCGCCAGCCTCGCTCGACGGGAAGGCCTAG
- the nuoB gene encoding NADH-quinone oxidoreductase subunit NuoB: MGLKEQQADLLAQAAPYVRLHVLDDLLNAARANSLWPLTFGLACCAIEMMAAGAAKYDLDRFGCGVFRPSARQADVMIFAGTISKKMAPVIRALWDQMPAPKWAIAMGGCTIDGGPFKYPNQYAIVEGADKIIPVDVYIPGCPPRPEALIAGILKLQEKIKAGPRFAG, encoded by the coding sequence GTGGGACTGAAAGAGCAGCAAGCCGACCTCCTGGCGCAGGCCGCCCCCTACGTGCGCCTGCACGTGCTGGACGACCTCCTGAACGCCGCGCGCGCGAATTCGCTCTGGCCGCTCACCTTCGGCCTGGCCTGCTGCGCCATCGAGATGATGGCCGCGGGGGCCGCCAAGTACGACCTGGACCGCTTCGGCTGCGGCGTCTTCCGGCCGAGCGCCCGCCAGGCCGACGTGATGATCTTCGCCGGGACCATCTCGAAGAAGATGGCCCCCGTGATCCGCGCCCTCTGGGACCAGATGCCGGCCCCGAAGTGGGCCATCGCCATGGGGGGCTGCACCATCGACGGCGGCCCCTTCAAGTACCCGAACCAGTACGCCATCGTCGAGGGCGCGGACAAGATCATCCCGGTGGACGTCTACATCCCCGGCTGCCCGCCCCGCCCCGAGGCGCTCATCGCCGGCATTCTCAAGCTGCAGGAGAAGATCAAGGCCGGGCCGAGGTTCGCGGGATGA
- a CDS encoding NADH-quinone oxidoreductase subunit J — MLHSVAWIFFGMVLGGGLLAASLRNVLHAIFGLAISLLGVAGLFLSLGSPFLAAMEVLIYIGGISVAMVFAVMLSYSISAQTKPARLLRHFLASIGALGFFLALGLTIARHPVAILPSGVAGDGSVPAIGRALLNEYNLIFEALSIILLMAIVGAIAIARKEPKA, encoded by the coding sequence ATGTTGCACTCGGTCGCCTGGATCTTCTTCGGCATGGTGCTCGGCGGAGGGCTTCTCGCCGCGAGCCTGAGAAACGTGCTGCACGCCATCTTCGGCCTGGCCATCTCGCTCCTCGGCGTGGCGGGGCTCTTTCTCAGCCTCGGTAGCCCCTTTCTCGCCGCGATGGAGGTGCTGATCTACATCGGTGGGATCAGCGTCGCGATGGTCTTCGCGGTGATGCTCTCCTACTCGATCTCGGCACAGACCAAGCCCGCGCGGCTGCTACGCCACTTCCTCGCCTCCATCGGCGCGCTCGGCTTCTTCCTCGCGCTGGGCCTCACGATCGCGCGGCACCCGGTGGCCATCCTGCCGAGCGGCGTGGCCGGCGACGGGTCGGTGCCGGCCATCGGACGCGCGCTCCTGAACGAGTACAACCTGATCTTCGAGGCCCTCTCGATCATCCTGCTCATGGCCATCGTCGGGGCGATCGCCATCGCGCGTAAGGAACCCAAGGCGTGA
- the nuoH gene encoding NADH-quinone oxidoreductase subunit NuoH → MPAPTPLTELVPNIWLALGLAVAAIMGYLTVNAMMLVWLERKVSARFQRRLGPTEVGFAGLLQSVVDIIKLLSKQIITPRLVDKPLFLAAPIVVFLPVMAGVSLFPISRNWVLHDFNVGLILVFTFGGLGLLGIFMAGWSSNNKYALLGAMRAVAQAIAYEIPLILAALSVVLMARSMSLVTITEAQRQLPFVVLQPVAFLIYLIAGVAETNRAPFDIPEAESELVAGFHTEYSGMGFALFMLSEYSNLIVVAMVATTLFLGGYLGPGQYLGAWGQGIPLLAAGPHWFFLKAYFVIFLVMWFRWTFPRLRFDQLMNFAWIVLIPLAIANLLVTAVVMKVVP, encoded by the coding sequence ATGCCCGCACCGACGCCGCTCACCGAGCTCGTCCCGAATATCTGGCTCGCGCTGGGCCTCGCGGTCGCGGCCATCATGGGCTACCTGACCGTCAACGCCATGATGCTCGTCTGGCTCGAGCGGAAGGTCTCCGCGCGCTTCCAGCGGCGCCTCGGCCCGACGGAGGTGGGCTTCGCCGGCCTCCTGCAGTCCGTGGTCGACATCATCAAGCTGCTGAGCAAGCAGATCATCACGCCGCGCCTCGTGGACAAGCCGCTCTTCCTCGCCGCGCCCATCGTGGTCTTCCTGCCCGTGATGGCCGGCGTCTCGCTCTTCCCCATCTCGAGGAACTGGGTGCTCCACGACTTCAACGTGGGGCTAATCCTGGTCTTCACCTTCGGCGGACTCGGCCTGCTCGGCATCTTCATGGCCGGCTGGTCCTCGAACAACAAATACGCCCTGCTCGGCGCGATGCGGGCCGTGGCGCAGGCCATCGCCTACGAGATCCCGCTCATCCTGGCGGCTCTCTCGGTGGTGCTGATGGCGCGCAGCATGAGCCTCGTCACCATCACCGAGGCGCAGCGGCAGCTCCCCTTCGTGGTCCTCCAGCCGGTAGCGTTTCTCATCTATCTCATCGCCGGGGTGGCCGAGACGAACCGGGCCCCCTTCGACATCCCCGAGGCCGAGAGCGAGCTCGTGGCCGGCTTTCACACCGAGTACTCGGGGATGGGCTTCGCCCTCTTCATGCTGTCGGAGTACTCGAACCTGATCGTGGTGGCGATGGTGGCGACCACGCTCTTCCTCGGCGGCTACCTCGGGCCAGGGCAGTACCTGGGCGCGTGGGGCCAAGGGATCCCGCTGCTCGCCGCCGGGCCGCACTGGTTTTTCCTGAAGGCGTACTTCGTGATCTTCCTGGTCATGTGGTTCCGCTGGACCTTCCCGCGGCTCCGCTTCGACCAGCTCATGAACTTCGCCTGGATCGTCCTCATCCCCCTCGCCATCGCCAACCTGCTGGTCACGGCGGTGGTCATGAAGGTGGTGCCGTGA
- a CDS encoding NADH-quinone oxidoreductase subunit D yields the protein MDIPSAGDTSTEADGEVYYLNMGPQHPSMHGVLRLVLKLRGEEILEAEAVIGYAHRAHEKMAENRNYIMFLPNTSRVDYLSGMIYNFAYCQMMEKALEIQVPERAEYIRVITSELNRVSSHLLWLGTFLLDLGGITPFLYTFDDREEILSILDRVTGARLTYCYGRFGGVTQDVDQTFLDQTTAFVERLRKRMPEYWALVGDNVIFRRRSEGVGVIGKDLALRYALTGPCLRASGVRYDVRRDEPYGIYDRFDFEIPVREAGDNFARFEVRMEEMLQSCRIIEQAVKQIPAGPIMPEKPKKRFRPDAGEYYFAVESARGHFGMYLVSDGSDIPSRLKLRTPSFSNLSAAPEMLPGTMVADTIAILGSVDIVLPEIDR from the coding sequence ATGGACATTCCTAGCGCCGGCGACACCTCGACCGAGGCCGACGGCGAGGTCTATTACCTGAACATGGGCCCGCAGCACCCGAGCATGCACGGGGTGCTCCGGCTGGTGCTCAAGCTCCGCGGCGAGGAGATCCTGGAGGCCGAGGCGGTGATCGGCTACGCGCACCGCGCGCACGAGAAGATGGCCGAGAACAGGAACTACATCATGTTCCTGCCCAACACCTCGCGCGTCGATTACCTCTCGGGGATGATCTACAACTTCGCCTACTGCCAGATGATGGAGAAGGCGCTGGAGATCCAGGTCCCCGAGCGCGCCGAGTACATCCGCGTCATCACGAGCGAGCTCAACCGCGTCTCGAGCCACCTGCTCTGGCTCGGGACCTTTCTCCTCGACCTGGGCGGGATCACCCCCTTCCTCTACACCTTCGACGATCGGGAGGAGATCCTCTCGATTCTCGACCGCGTGACGGGCGCGCGCCTCACCTACTGCTACGGGCGCTTCGGCGGCGTGACGCAGGACGTGGACCAGACCTTTCTCGACCAGACGACCGCCTTCGTCGAGCGGCTGCGCAAGCGCATGCCCGAGTACTGGGCGCTCGTCGGAGACAACGTGATCTTCCGCCGCCGCTCGGAAGGGGTGGGAGTGATCGGCAAGGACCTCGCGCTGCGCTACGCGCTGACCGGCCCCTGTCTGCGCGCCTCGGGGGTGCGCTACGACGTGCGCCGGGACGAGCCATACGGCATCTACGACCGCTTCGACTTCGAGATCCCCGTGCGCGAGGCCGGAGACAACTTCGCCCGCTTCGAGGTGCGCATGGAGGAGATGCTCCAGTCCTGCCGCATCATCGAGCAGGCGGTGAAGCAGATCCCCGCCGGGCCGATCATGCCGGAGAAGCCGAAGAAGCGCTTCCGCCCCGACGCGGGCGAGTACTACTTCGCCGTCGAATCCGCGCGCGGGCACTTCGGCATGTACCTGGTGAGCGACGGCTCCGACATCCCCTCGCGCCTCAAGCTGCGCACCCCCTCCTTCTCGAACCTCTCCGCGGCGCCCGAGATGCTGCCGGGGACCATGGTGGCCGACACGATCGCCATTCTCGGGAGCGTGGACATCGTACTGCCGGAGATCGACCGCTGA